In one window of Aegilops tauschii subsp. strangulata cultivar AL8/78 unplaced genomic scaffold, Aet v6.0 Super-Scaffold_295, whole genome shotgun sequence DNA:
- the LOC141028214 gene encoding uncharacterized protein, translating into MRQLRLITNMRAHNDTWFADYLLRVGNGTEDVHDQGNILLPEDICLPSTGEVDDLEKLIDHVFPSLDDNMSDSNYMTSRAILSATNDNVDKINIRMIDRFHGDEVIYHSFDIAEDDPYGYYAQEFLNGLTPNGLPPHALKLKLNCPVILLRNIDPANGLCNGTRLVVRGFERNTIDAEIVIGQHAGRRVFLPRIPLCPSENDMFPFKFKRKQFPIRLSFAMTINKAQGQTIPIVGVYLPNPVFSHGQLYVALSRATAKRNIKILIQKEKPKEKANKLKDNPRKRKRPTVSLLTSMKNIIYKEVLTG; encoded by the coding sequence ATGCGGCAGCTTCGGCTCATCACCAACATGAGGGCTCATAATGACACGTGGTTTGCGGATTACTTGCTAAGGGTCGGCAATGGCACTGAGGATGTACACGATCAAGGCAACATACTACTCCCTGAAGATATTTGTCTGCCGTCTACAGGCGAGGTTGACGACCTGGAGAAACTTATTGACCACGTGTTTCCGAGTCTAGATGACAACATGTCTGATTCCAATTACATGACATCTCGAGCAATCCTTTCCGCGACAAACGACAATGTCGACAAGATAAACATCCGCATGATAGACCGTTTTCATGGAGATGAAGTAATCTACCATAGCTTTGACATTGCAGAGGACGACCCATATGGCTACTACGCTCAGGAGTTTCTTAATGGATTGACTCCTAATGGTCTTCCTCCGCATGCACTCAAGCTAAAGCTGAACTGCCCTGTCATACTTCTAAGGAACATTGATCCAGCTAATGGACTGTGTAATGGCACTAGGCTTGTTGTAAGAGGTTTTGAGAGGAACACCATTGATGCAGAAATCGTGATTGGTCAACACGCTGGCAGGAGGGTCTTCCTTCCTCGAATACCTCTCTGCCCATCTGAAAACGACATGTTTCCGTTCAAGTTTAAGAGAAAGCAATTTCCTATAAGGCTTAGCTTTGCTATGACCATTAACAAGGCTCAAGGGCAGACCATACCGATAGTTGGTGTCTACCTACCCAATCCCGTGTTCTCTCATGGTCAGCTCTATGTTGCTTTGTCTCGAGCCACCGCGAAGAGAAACATAAAGATACTCATTCAGAAGGAGAAGCCGAAGGAGAAGGCCAACAAGCTAAAGGACAATCCAAGGAAGCGAAAAAGACCAACTGTGTCCTTACTGACCTCGATGAAGAACATCATCTACAAGGAAGTCCTTACAGGCTGA
- the LOC141028213 gene encoding uncharacterized protein, which yields MPNFIVGTNDEIDGFRDCITGDETTPSDFMDEEYYMFHDEGYDNDTLEDEEEAIMSSAIPSEVDPLDFVYTNIPDTTHILKLDANCKHCKAKKFVSETDGFCCRNGQIELKQPEPIPELMRLWSSMDADSRHFRENIRFFNGHFAFTTLGVSLDENCTNMKSGVYTFRAHGTIYHNVHSFGPSSRPEHLQLYFCDDDPTITHRKAATKQLDQDVVKKLVDILKENPYSQQFRSSGAHKDNLDDYMIDLNTDKRLDQRRYNRPLSSEVTAIWVEGNDLAKRGELGWHPKLPKCNVPLEVVLNPQLVHDDDEDAEGNSRLCVSFRDYYCYKLQTRPAIFNLILCGARLLQQWAVDMYVKIESCRLRWYRKNQTQIRADLYKGVVDAITSGETRASAVGVRIVLPRTYPGGDRDMKKRHMDAMAIVHTYGKPDIFLTMTCNPKWEEITNELLPGQTAQDRPDIVARVFFGKLEAMKDMLFKKHILGVVVAYYDRLISAELPDKHKYQELYPRSFNENAAQGKDSYPVYRRRGDGRRAKVRGKMLDNRWVVPYTPYLLRMFNCHINVEVCSSIKAVKYLYKYIYKGHDKASFSIDQPDADVASSSPEYAQVAFNAQADLKNVVASENISKSMLTEYFKANQEHPRARNILYKDFPGSFTWPKKKKYWKPRVERFQIGRIVSANPAEGDRYYLRVLLNHVTGKTSFDDLLTVDGVLCGSFREAAERLGLIEADNTLDDCLTEAEQWAMPCSLRRLFATILVHCEPGDVRGLWDRHLEPMSDDYHRSRTSPDEVEQMVLLDIRGMLQSMGKDIVDFALPSIDDAFDPTDGEAREVIEETTVEFDMDDTKLVSSLNLEQRAAYDEILTAVERGDGSVFFVDGPGGTGKTFLYRAMLAKVRSQGKIGIATATSGVAASIMPGGRTAHSRFKIPLSCDDGASCSFTKQSGTAKLLRMAALIIWDEASMTKRQAVEALDNSMRDIMGIRDRPFGGKTVVFGGDFRQVLPVVRRGSWGQIIDATL from the exons ATGCCGAATTTCATTGTTGGTACCAATG ACGAAATCGATGGGTTCCGAGACTGCATCACTGGCGATGAGACGACACCATCCGACTTTATGGATGAGGAGTACTACATGTTTCATGACGAAG GATACGATAATGACACCTTGGAGGATGAAGAGGAAGCGATCATGTCGTCTGCTATACCTAGCGAGGTTGATCCATTAGACTTTGTCTACACAAACATCCCAGACACGACTCACATCCTGAAGCTCGACGCAAACTGCAAACACTGCAAGGCAAAAAAATTTGTGTCTGAGACTGACGGCTTCTGCTGTCGCAATGGCCAGATCGAACTTAAACAACCTGAGCCAATCCCAGAGCTGATGAGGCTATGGTCAAGCATGGATGCAGATTCTAGACATTTTCGGGAAAACATACGCTTCTTCAACGGGCATTTTGCCTTCACAACCCTTGGCGTCAGCCTTGATGAGAACTGCACAAACATGAAGTCTGGGGTGTACACATTCCGGGCACACGGCACCATCTACCACAATGTGCATTCGTTCGGGCCTAGCTCCCGTCCCGAGCATCTGCAGTTATACTTTTGTGATGATGACCCAACCATCACTCATCGTAAGGCGGCCACCAAGCAATTAGACCAAGATGTCGTGAAGAAGTTAGTAGACATACTCAAAGAAAACCCGTACTCCCAGCAATTTAGGAGTTCGGGTGCACACAAGGACAACCTCGATGATTACATGATAGACCTAAACACCGATAAAAGGCTTGACCAAAGAAGATATAACAGACCGTTGTCATCTGAGGTCACTGCAATTTGGGTTGAGGGCAACGACCTAGCAAAAAG GGGAGAACTAGGTTGGCATCCGAAGCTACCTAAATGTAATGTTCCTTTGGAGGTTGTACTAAATCCTCAACTGGTccatgatgatgatgaggatgcaG AGGGCAACAGCAGGTTGTGCGTCTCTTTCAGAGACTACTACTGTTACAAGCTGCAGACACGGCCTGCGATCTTTAATCTCATACTCTGTGGAGCACGCCTCTTGCAGCAATGGGCCGTCGACATGTACGTCAAGATTGAAAGTTGTCGGTTAAGGTGGTACAGGAAGAACCAGACGCAGATTCGTGCCGACTTGTATAAAGGAGTTGTTGATGCGATCACTTCGGGGGAGACCCGAGCAAGCGCTGTTGGGGTAAGAATAGTTCTCCCTAGAACATACCCTGGTGGCGACCGCGACATGAAGAAGAGGCATATGGATGCCATGGCAATTGTACATACATACGGGAAGCCTGACATCTTCTTGACCATGACTTGCAATCCAAAATGGGAAGAGATAACGAATGAGTTGCTGCCTGGTCAGACGGCGCAAGACCGACCTGATATTGTGGCTCGCGTGTTCTTTGGCAAACTAGAGGCTATGAAGGACATGTTGTTCAAGAAGCACATCCTGGGTGTTGTTGTCGCATAT TATGACCGACTCATTTCCGCAGAGCTCCCAGACAAGCATAAGTATCAGGAATT ATACCCGCGGTCGTTCAATGAAAACGCAGCACAGGGGAAGGACTCGTACCCAGTTTATCGACGTAGAGGCGATGGTAGGCGTGCTAAGGTCCGAGGGAAGATGTTGGACAACAGATGGGTTGTGCCTTATACCCCATACCTTCTGCGGATGTTCAATTGCCACATCAACGTTGAGGTCTGCTCGAGCATAAAGGCCGTCAAATATCTTTACAAGTACATTTACAAGGGCCATGATAAGGCTTCTTTCAGCATCGACCAGCCCGACGCCGATG TTGCCTCTTCATCTCCCGAATATGCACAGGTCGCATTCAATGCCCAGGCTGACTTGAAAAATGTTGTCGCCTCAGAAAATATTTCAAAATCCATGTTAACGGAGTATTTCAAGGCTAACCAGGAACACCCTCGGGCTAGAAATATATTGTACAAGGATTTTCCCGGTAGCTTCACGTGGCCGAAGAAAAAGAAGTATTGGAAGCCGCGGGTCGAGCGTTTTCAAATAGGTCGCATCGTGTCTGCCAATCCTGCCGAGGGGGACCGATACTATCTGCGTGTGTTGCTAAACCATGTTACGGGCAAAACATCCTTTGACGACTTGCTCACCGTGGACGGCGTGCTATGTGGGAGCTTTAGAGAGGCTGCTGAAAGGTTGGGACTCATCGAGGCAGACAACACGCTCGACGACTGTCTTACTGAGGCTGAGCAGTGGGCGATGCCATGTTCTCTTAGGAGGCTCTTCGCAACCATCTTGGTGCACTGCGAGCCAGGCGACGTGCGTGGTTTATGGGATAGGCACCTCGAGCCTATGTCAGATGACTATCATCGATCACGCACGTCCCCTGACGAGGTGGAGCAGATGGTGTTGCTAGACATTAGGGGTATGTTGCAGTCCATGGGTAAAGATATTGTTGATTTCGCTCTTCCGAGCATAGATGATGCGTTTGACCCAACCGACGGCGAGGCAAGAGAGGTCATCGAGGAAACAACCGTTGAGTTTGACATGGATGACACTAAGTTGGTATCTTCGCTGAACTTGGAACAAAGGGCCGCATACGACGAGATACTAACGGCTGTTGAACGCGGTGATGGGAGTGTATTCTTTGTTGATGGCCCTGGAGGTACAGGGAAGACCTTCCTATACAGGGCGATGCTTGCCAAGGTGAGGAGCCAAGGCAAGATTGgtatcgctaccgcgacgtcgggCGTCGCCGCTTCTATCATGCCTGGCGGCAGGACTGCCCACTCGAGGTTCAAGATCCCATTGAGTTGCGATGATGGAGCCTCGTGCAGCTTCACCAAGCAGAGTGGGACCGCCAAGCTCCTAAGGATGGCCGCATTGATAATATGGGACGAGGCCAGCATGACGAAGCGACAAGCTGTAGAGGCATTGGACAACAGCATGCGCGACATCATGGGAATACGTGACCGACCCTTTGGAGGAAAGACTGTTGTTTTCGGTGGGGACTTTCGGCAGGTGCTGCCGGTCGTCAGAAGGGGGTCGTGGGGCCAGATAATTGATGCAACCCTCTGA